The nucleotide sequence CGCCGTCGAATCCGCGCAGCGCATCATGCTGCGCGGCCTCACCGCCAAGGAGGGCGAGGAGCTGATGCGGCTCTTGCGCAAGGCCATCGCCGCCGGAAACGACCTCAGCCGCGCGCCGCTGCGCGACGTGCAGGCATAGCCCGTATTCTGACCGTATTTGTCGCAGGGTCGCGAAACCAGGAGCTAACCTTCGGCTGCTAGCGTCGGCGCTATTCGGCGCTTAGCGCGCGATTAACTTTGCTGGTCGGGGGCTTTCGATGTTCAGGTTCGTCATTGCTGCCGCGGCGGTCGCGCTCGCGACCGGCCCTGCGTTCGCCAACGGCCATGGCGGCGGTGACGCCCCTCCGCCGCCGAAGCCCGAGACGACGACTGCGCCGGCTCGCGTCGTTCTGACCAAGCAAGGCCCCAAGCTCGTCGATCTTAAGGGCATGACGCTTTACTATTACGAGCGCGATACGAGCGGCAAGTCGTCGAGCTGCGACGGCAAATGCACCGAGAGCTGGACGCCACTGGCCGCGCCCACCGACGCCAAGGCTATCGGCGACTTCACCGTCATCACACGCAATGACGGTAGCAAGATGTGGGCCTATCGCTATCGCCCGCTCTACACCTCGCCTGCCGACAAAACGCCGGGCGATACCAACGGCAACGCAACAACCCTGCAGTGGCGCATAGCGCGGCCAGAGCAGTAAGGCGCGAAATCAAACCACACGCGGTCTCAATGCCGTGAAGGGCTTACGATCTTCACATGCGCCGTGGAGTCAGCAGAGGCGTAATTCACCTCCGGATTCCAGTGCAACGCCATGTAAAGGACCATTCCGGCCAGGATCGATCCATAAAAGCCGAGCGTGGCCAATCGCCACTTCCGCGCAATCCGGCGGTCGCTTTCATTCAATTGATAAAGGAATTTCTGCATGATGCCTCCAATGGCAACGAGCCATTGAGACATAGCGCAGCGGGTACGAATCCGCTGTGAAGCAATTCACCTTTTTTGGTTCCAACAGGCGCCTATTTGGTCCGCGCATTCGGCGATAACGGGCTGAATGTCGGCGCGTCCGCGCTCGCCTGGAGCGGCCTGATTTCCTGTTTCACCAGGACGGGCTTGGTCGTGAACCAGAGCGCCGCCACTGCCGCGATCAGCAGACCTGCGCCGAGCGCCGCAAGCTCCTTCACGATCCCTCCTCGGCAGTCAGTTGCTGAGGATCACGCCGTGCTGGCGTCGCGACGGATGATCGGCACCGACGAGTGTGTTGGAATCGGTTGCGATCACGGCCTCCGGCAACGGCAAGGGCTCGATGCCGGCGAAGCGTCGGTAGAGTGCGCCCATCACGGCCGCGCAGAACGCAGCCGGCACCAACAGGACGGTGAGGAGCGGCACCATGAGCGCGAGCAGCAGCATGCATGCGAACGCTATCGCGGCTCCGATCGCCGCATATTCCCAGGCACGGCACCGGCCCATCGCCCGCGCGATGTGATGCACGCAAAGCATGAAGATGGTCGACGGGATCACCGTGACGACCAGCATTGTCAGGAAGGTCTGTGCCGGGATCACGGCCGCGAAGATGTGCGCGGTGCTCTTGTCCTCGAAGCCGTGCATGAGCAGCGGCAGCAGGGTGTAGGGCAGAATCGTTGCCAGCGTCGCAGGCATGACTGCGGCGATCGCTATCCCTGCGATCGAGGTGCGGACCTGGACCGGGCCGTCGAACACGAGCGGTGCAGCCAGGCATTCCGACCCACCCGCGGCGGCTTCACCGGACGCGACGCGCGCTGCGCCCGCGACCGGGCTCAGGCCGGCAAACTGGCCGTAGAGAAATCCGCCGATCATTCCGGCGATCGTCGGCAGCAGTCCAATCGTCACGACCGTGCCGTCGCCCGGCGCTGCAAGCTGAATGTGATTGCGCATCGCAATGCCGCAGCTCACGGCCGCCATGACGCCGCCCATGAGACCGTAAGCGAGCCGGCTCGAGATCGTCCACTGCCGCAGCATGATATGACCGGCAAACAGCAGGGCCGCGTTCATGGCCATGCGCCCGGCATAGAACGCGACGATCTGATCCGGTGCCGGCACGCCGGCGGGATCCGTCACCTGTCCGCCGGCAATCGCGAACACCATCAGCACGGCTTCCACGATAGCGAGCGGAATCAGCGCAGCGAACAGCGCACGCGGAGAATTCTTGACGAGATACATGCGAGCAACCCCTTGCGGGCTGCACGCTAGACGCGAAGTATTACAGACGCCGCAAGAGAATGACTAAAATTGTCCGCAAACGCTGGGCGCTCCTGACGACGCGCTCACCCGCGCCAGCTCGCTCCCGTCTCCGCTTGCGCGCTCTGCCCGGGCGGCAGCACCACCACCGTTGAGCCGAGCTTCACCCGGTCGAACAAATCGATCACGTCCTCATTGCGCATCCGGATGCAGCCCGACGAGATCGCCTGCCCGATATATTCAGGCTGGTTGGTGCCATGGATACGGTAGAGCGTGTCCTTGTTACCGGCGTAGAGATAGAGCGCCCGCGCGCCAAGCGGATTGGCTGGGCCGCCTGCAACGCGCGACGGATACGGCCCGAGGCGCGCCTGAATTTCAGGTGTCGGAATCCAGTCCGGCCACTCCGCCATCCGGCCGACCCGCGCCACGCCGGAAAACGCCATGGCTTCTTCGCCGACTGCAACGCCGTAGCGGATCGCCTTACCGTTCGGCAGCACGTAATAGAGATAACGCGCGTTCGTATCGACCAGGATCGTTCCGGGCTGCTCCTTGCGGGAGTAGTCGACGATGTGGCGGAGATATTGCTCAGGCACGTTCGCCTGCGCGTAAGGTGTGTGCGCCAGCAACTGCCGGTCGCGCGGCGTCATGCTCGCATCGGTCGATGGCGAAAGGGTCGCTTGCATGCAGCCGCCGAGCGGAAGCAAGGCAGCAACGAAAAGAGCGATTAAGGATCTTGGCACCGCCTGCCCCCCTAGCGGATCAATTAACGCCCCCAGCAGCACTAGATGCCGCCCAAATCGTGCTGAAAAGAAGGCAGCATGGAACACGTCCGCGTGTTTTTTGCCCCGGGTTCCATCACCGCAAACGGCGGGAGACCGCCGCACTGTCTCCATCCCGCCGCCTTGCTTTGGTCAAACCCGACTGGACTCGTGCGCATCAGGGCTTGGGGTGGCTGGACTCAATCAATCGGCTCGCGCAAATGCGGACGACCAAGGCTTCAACGACAAGGCTGCAAAGGAGCTGCGATGCTCGCGACGCTGAACAGCAAGCAAATCGTCGATGAAATCGTGAAGGACACGATCAAGGACAACGATCCCCACGATGCGCTGCAGATTTCGCCCGACGTGATTATGGCCTCGCGTCCCGGCAACGACGCGCCGACCTTGGCCCCGGAGGTTGCGAAGACGCCGGAGGCTGCGAGCCGTCCGGAGCCCAAGATCACTCCCAAGATCAACTTGGCCGCCGCAGCACTGGCGGCAGCGCCGTCCGTCGATACGGCCGTTCGCGCGGCCGCCGGCGATCTGCCGAACAGGCGTAAGCGATCGTCCGTCAGCAAATGGCTCGGTGGCGCGTTCGTCACGTTGCTGTTTGCCGCGGGCAGCGCCGCGGCCACCGTCGCCTGGGAAAAGCACGGGGATACCGCAATACAGATGATCGCCGAATGGGTGCCCGCGCTGACGTCCTCGCTCACGTCTGCGACGCCTCAGGCGACGCCGGCAGTTGCTGAGCAAGCCGCACAACCCGTTCCTCAGGCGCCAGCGGACCAGGTCGCCGATCAGCCGGCAACACCGCCCACTGTCG is from Bradyrhizobium sp. ISRA430 and encodes:
- a CDS encoding L,D-transpeptidase, producing MPRSLIALFVAALLPLGGCMQATLSPSTDASMTPRDRQLLAHTPYAQANVPEQYLRHIVDYSRKEQPGTILVDTNARYLYYVLPNGKAIRYGVAVGEEAMAFSGVARVGRMAEWPDWIPTPEIQARLGPYPSRVAGGPANPLGARALYLYAGNKDTLYRIHGTNQPEYIGQAISSGCIRMRNEDVIDLFDRVKLGSTVVVLPPGQSAQAETGASWRG